A stretch of the Elephas maximus indicus isolate mEleMax1 chromosome 3, mEleMax1 primary haplotype, whole genome shotgun sequence genome encodes the following:
- the PRTFDC1 gene encoding LOW QUALITY PROTEIN: phosphoribosyltransferase domain-containing protein 1 (The sequence of the model RefSeq protein was modified relative to this genomic sequence to represent the inferred CDS: inserted 1 base in 1 codon; substituted 3 bases at 3 genomic stop codons) — MARSSEEAPNYWXGVVIMVGWPGYVLNXFTYPQLYYGNLEYVLVPHGIIVDRTELLAKDIMKDVGYCDIMXLCVLKGGYKFHADLVEHFKNISQNPDRFVSMXVDFIRLKSYRNDRSMDEMQIIGGNDLSTLTGKTVLIVEDVVGTGRTMEALLRSIEKYLPNTVKVVGLLLKTVSRRNGFKPEYAGFETTNLFVVGYALNYNEYFRDLKHIGTINEPGKAKYQV, encoded by the exons ATGGCCAGGAGCAGTGAAGAGGCACCAAACTACTGGTGAGGGGTCGTGATTATGGTTGGTTGGCCAGGGTATGTCTTGAATTGATTCACATACCCACAGCTCTATTATGGAAATTTGGAATATGTCCTCGTACCTCATGGCATCATTGTGGACAGAACTGAGCTGCTGGCTAAGGATATAATGAAAGACGTAGGATACTGTGACATTA GTCTGTGTGTGCTAAAAGGAGGTTACAAATTCCATGCTGACCTTGTAGAACACTTTAAGAACATTAGCCAAAATCCAGACAGATTTGTCTCTATGTAGGTTGATTTCATCAGACTAAAAAGTTACAGGAATGACCGATCCATGGATGAGATGCAGATAATTGGAGGCAATGATCTCTCCACACTTACTGGAAAGACTGTCCTCATTGTTGAGGATGTTGTTGGGACCGGGAGGACCATGGAAGCTCTACTCAGGAGCATCGAGAAATACTTGCCCAACACGGTTAAGGTAGTTGGTTTGTTGTTGAAGACAGTATCTAGAAGGAATGGCTTTAAACCTGa gtatgctGGATTTGAGACTACAAACTTATTTGTAGTGGGTTATGCCTTAAACTACAATGAGTACTTCAGAGATCTGAAGCACATAGGCACGATCAATGAACCAGGTAAAGCAAAATATCAAGTCTAA